From the Oleiphilus messinensis genome, one window contains:
- a CDS encoding DUF4166 domain-containing protein, translated as MNIFTTHIGEEFHELSPLLQKVHTGHSRMEGCIAVKRGGKLANIICNIFGFPRHNLQTDLAVECDHNAESMVWVRYFDGLKMSSRFISGNNCLVEKLGPLSMRFKTRVNEGALEYHFLGTRLFGIPMPAFLCPQIKAREQEKNGYYSFNVSVSMFLIGFVLSYGGELSVK; from the coding sequence ATGAATATATTTACTACCCATATAGGCGAAGAATTCCATGAGCTATCGCCTTTACTACAGAAGGTTCACACCGGCCACTCTCGAATGGAAGGCTGTATCGCCGTAAAACGAGGGGGCAAGCTGGCCAATATAATTTGCAATATTTTCGGATTCCCCAGGCATAACCTTCAAACTGATCTCGCCGTGGAATGTGATCACAATGCAGAGAGCATGGTCTGGGTACGCTATTTTGATGGCTTGAAAATGTCTTCCCGTTTCATCTCCGGAAATAACTGTCTGGTGGAGAAACTCGGCCCTCTGTCAATGCGTTTCAAAACCCGGGTAAACGAAGGAGCTCTGGAATATCACTTTCTGGGCACCCGGTTATTTGGCATCCCCATGCCTGCTTTCCTGTGCCCACAAATTAAAGCCCGGGAACAGGAAAAGAATGGGTATTACAGCTTCAATGTCAGTGTCAGCATGTTTTTGATCGGGTTTGTGCTGTCTTATGGGGGTGAATTATCCGTCAAATAG
- a CDS encoding GNAT family N-acetyltransferase, translating to MEIKEVSAKDIPVSLLLLADPSKANIQTYLDKSWSIAAIQDQNIIGACIAKQIRKDTVEVFNVAVYPAHQQQGIGTQLLNNMITKLKRLNVSRIELGTGTFGYQLNYYQRLGFQVCNVWRDHFIKHYEKPLYENGLQHFDMLRLELVL from the coding sequence ATGGAAATTAAAGAAGTTAGCGCCAAAGATATTCCAGTTTCCCTGTTACTCCTGGCTGATCCTTCAAAAGCGAATATTCAGACCTATCTCGATAAATCCTGGAGTATTGCTGCAATTCAGGATCAAAATATCATTGGCGCCTGTATCGCAAAACAAATCCGAAAAGATACTGTGGAAGTATTTAACGTAGCAGTTTATCCGGCTCATCAACAACAGGGTATAGGAACCCAATTGCTGAACAATATGATCACCAAACTCAAACGGCTCAACGTTTCACGAATTGAACTGGGTACGGGAACCTTTGGTTATCAATTAAATTACTACCAACGGCTAGGCTTTCAAGTTTGCAATGTATGGAGAGATCATTTCATAAAACACTATGAAAAGCCATTGTATGAAAACGGCCTACAACATTTCGATATGTTAAGACTGGAACTCGTGCTATGA
- a CDS encoding carboxymuconolactone decarboxylase family protein, whose protein sequence is MTFKLHTIESAPAASKQTLEQSQQSFGWIPNLHAVLAEAPEALKIYKKLHEAFQNTSFNAAELTVVWQTINIENQCHYCIPAHFMIANMMKVDDQVIQALKENSPLPDEKLEVLRSVTRSLYLDRGHLSEQQLSKFRAVGYNNQQLLEILVGIAQKVISNYTNHLADTPLDEPFKKFV, encoded by the coding sequence ATGACATTTAAACTTCATACGATCGAGAGCGCACCCGCAGCATCAAAACAAACACTGGAACAGTCGCAACAGTCCTTTGGCTGGATACCCAACCTGCATGCCGTTTTAGCGGAAGCACCGGAAGCACTCAAAATCTACAAAAAACTCCATGAGGCCTTTCAAAATACGAGTTTTAATGCAGCTGAACTAACTGTCGTCTGGCAGACGATTAATATAGAAAATCAGTGCCATTACTGCATTCCAGCCCATTTCATGATTGCAAACATGATGAAAGTCGACGACCAGGTTATCCAGGCACTTAAAGAAAATAGCCCCTTACCTGACGAAAAACTGGAAGTATTGCGAAGCGTTACACGATCTCTCTACCTTGATCGAGGTCACTTGAGTGAACAACAACTCTCTAAATTCCGGGCTGTTGGTTACAACAATCAACAATTACTGGAGATTCTAGTCGGTATCGCTCAAAAGGTAATAAGTAACTACACCAATCACTTGGCAGACACGCCACTGGACGAACCTTTTAAGAAGTTTGTTTGA
- a CDS encoding cold-shock protein produces the protein MSNKVTGTVKWFNESKGFGFIEQQSGPDVFAHFSAIQSDGFKTLAEGQKVEFTVTQGQKGPQAENIVAI, from the coding sequence ATGTCTAACAAAGTTACAGGCACCGTTAAATGGTTCAACGAATCTAAAGGTTTTGGTTTTATCGAACAACAATCAGGACCAGACGTTTTCGCACACTTCAGTGCAATCCAAAGCGACGGTTTCAAAACTTTGGCAGAAGGCCAGAAAGTTGAGTTCACTGTAACTCAAGGTCAAAAAGGCCCACAAGCAGAAAATATCGTAGCGATCTAA
- a CDS encoding AraC family transcriptional regulator — protein MASFDDFIALIRLNVDIYHNARVCGDWVINADAKGHTCFHMVTQDNCQLIVPDIGEWRLSEGDLVIFPRDLPHSMMPCAPQTGKQQHLLIPAAQDKPGTSLVCGKVYFQHSGSERLLDALPNVFVVRQNQFSPWLNGLQELILDESLRISRQTNVIIDRLCELLFAYALRHYMELHEQKTGIFALYAHRQINKAIQAIHDQPALNWQLQALAEIAAMSRTQFAETFKRISGWTVMQYLTWWRMQLAWDDLRSGLSVARVAENVGYQSEAAFSRAFRKQFTQSAGAVRRGQ, from the coding sequence TTGGCCTCATTTGATGACTTTATCGCGTTGATTCGCTTGAATGTTGATATCTATCATAATGCTCGGGTATGTGGTGACTGGGTGATTAATGCTGATGCTAAAGGTCATACTTGTTTTCACATGGTCACCCAGGATAATTGTCAATTGATCGTGCCGGATATAGGGGAATGGCGTCTAAGTGAAGGGGATTTAGTTATTTTCCCCCGTGATCTACCTCACTCAATGATGCCCTGCGCCCCTCAGACCGGAAAACAGCAACATTTATTGATTCCCGCTGCCCAAGATAAACCGGGTACTAGCCTGGTTTGCGGAAAAGTTTACTTCCAGCATTCTGGTAGTGAACGGTTACTTGATGCCTTGCCCAACGTTTTTGTAGTTAGACAGAATCAGTTTTCCCCTTGGTTGAATGGTTTGCAGGAATTGATACTGGATGAAAGCTTGCGAATCTCTCGACAGACAAACGTTATTATTGATCGGCTTTGTGAATTATTATTTGCTTACGCGCTACGCCACTATATGGAACTGCATGAGCAAAAAACAGGTATTTTCGCTCTTTATGCCCATCGCCAAATCAATAAAGCGATTCAGGCAATACATGATCAACCTGCGTTGAATTGGCAGCTGCAGGCTTTAGCTGAAATTGCCGCTATGTCGCGTACTCAATTTGCCGAGACATTCAAAAGAATAAGTGGATGGACCGTAATGCAGTATCTAACCTGGTGGCGTATGCAGCTTGCTTGGGATGATTTGCGATCCGGGTTGTCGGTAGCTCGGGTTGCAGAAAATGTAGGTTATCAATCAGAAGCTGCCTTTTCCCGTGCCTTTCGAAAGCAATTTACACAGAGTGCGGGAGCAGTTCGTCGTGGTCAGTGA